The following proteins are co-located in the Cupriavidus pauculus genome:
- a CDS encoding L-threonylcarbamoyladenylate synthase yields MSARMPTAAELDEAVRLLEAGQLVAFPTETVYGLGADAENPAAVARIFAAKGRPSNHPVIVHVVDGGDVSYWTDEVPEAASKLIDAFWPGPLTIILKRAAHIPADVAGGQDSIGLRCPSHPVAQALLARFKRGRGGIAAPSANKFGQVSPTTAEHVRDEFGGDVYVLEGDGVDVGIESSIVDLSRLDTAGPVLLRPGAITAQMMADVLGTVPLPPDAAAPRASGTLKAHYAPRTTLTLATADGLPAYLEALPEGGRLAYVGQKPAGADPRCVFVQAPATPDAYAQALYGLLRRLDKEGYQRLVFEPVPATHEWDGVRDRLGRAAAAFEEQ; encoded by the coding sequence ATGTCCGCACGCATGCCCACGGCCGCCGAGCTTGACGAGGCGGTCAGACTCCTGGAAGCGGGCCAGCTCGTGGCCTTTCCGACCGAGACGGTCTACGGCCTGGGCGCCGACGCCGAGAACCCAGCCGCCGTGGCGCGCATCTTCGCCGCCAAGGGCCGGCCGTCGAACCATCCGGTGATCGTGCACGTGGTGGACGGCGGCGACGTCAGCTACTGGACCGACGAGGTGCCCGAGGCGGCCAGCAAGCTGATCGACGCCTTCTGGCCCGGCCCGCTGACGATCATTCTCAAGCGCGCCGCGCATATCCCGGCCGACGTGGCCGGCGGGCAGGACAGCATCGGCCTGCGCTGCCCGTCGCACCCGGTGGCCCAGGCGCTGCTGGCCCGCTTCAAGCGCGGCCGCGGCGGCATCGCGGCGCCATCGGCCAACAAGTTCGGCCAGGTCAGCCCGACCACGGCCGAACACGTGCGCGACGAATTTGGCGGCGATGTCTATGTGCTGGAAGGCGATGGCGTCGACGTCGGCATCGAATCGTCGATCGTCGACCTGTCACGGCTGGACACGGCCGGCCCGGTGCTGCTGCGCCCCGGCGCGATCACGGCCCAGATGATGGCCGACGTGCTCGGCACGGTGCCGCTGCCCCCCGACGCCGCCGCGCCACGCGCCTCGGGCACGCTCAAGGCCCACTACGCGCCACGCACCACCCTGACGCTGGCCACGGCCGACGGGCTGCCAGCCTACCTGGAAGCGTTGCCCGAAGGCGGCCGGCTCGCGTACGTCGGCCAGAAACCGGCCGGCGCGGACCCACGCTGCGTGTTCGTCCAGGCCCCGGCCACGCCGGACGCCTACGCCCAGGCGCTCTACGGTCTGCTGCGCCGGCTCGACAAGGAAGGCTACCAGCGGCTGGTTTTCGAACCAGTCCCGGCAACCCACGAATGGGACGGCGTCCGCGACCGCCTGGGCCGCGCAGCCGCGGCATTCGAGGAACAATAG
- a CDS encoding 5-(carboxyamino)imidazole ribonucleotide synthase has protein sequence MPTDIHPYLSEAHTPESRAEFGVDAPGAPILPGAWLGMLGGGQLGRMFTHAAQSMGYRVCVLDPDQDSPAGNVADRHICASYTDEAALAELSKLCQAVSTEFENVPSISLDRLEQAGVFVAPRGYCVSIAQNRIGEKKFFAACAERTGVPPAPHWVIQHDADVDNVPDTVLPGILKTARMGYDGKGQARVKTRDDVRAAWKAMQHVPCVLEQMLPLAYEVSVLAARAADGSTATWPLAENVHRDGILFSTTMPSTSVSDDIATRARAAAASIASEMGYVGVLCIEFFVLTDGTLVANEMAPRPHNSGHITMDACETSQFEQQVRAMARLPLGSTRQHSAGKMLNLLGDCWFEFGLERTPAWDEVLGLPGAKLHLYGKNDARPSRKMGHVNCVGEHAEAASTSFDAAATALHIPL, from the coding sequence ATGCCGACCGATATCCATCCCTACCTGTCCGAAGCCCATACGCCGGAGTCGCGCGCCGAATTCGGCGTGGACGCGCCTGGCGCGCCCATCCTGCCCGGCGCGTGGCTTGGCATGCTCGGCGGCGGCCAGCTTGGCCGCATGTTCACGCACGCGGCGCAGTCGATGGGCTATCGCGTGTGCGTGCTCGACCCCGACCAGGACAGCCCGGCCGGCAACGTGGCCGACCGCCACATCTGCGCCAGCTACACCGACGAGGCCGCGCTGGCCGAGCTGTCGAAGCTGTGCCAGGCCGTGAGCACCGAGTTCGAGAACGTGCCGTCGATCTCCCTGGACCGACTGGAGCAGGCCGGCGTGTTCGTGGCGCCGCGCGGCTACTGCGTGTCGATTGCCCAGAACCGCATCGGCGAGAAGAAGTTCTTCGCGGCATGCGCCGAGCGCACCGGCGTGCCGCCGGCCCCGCACTGGGTGATCCAGCACGACGCCGACGTGGACAACGTGCCCGACACCGTGCTGCCGGGCATTCTCAAGACCGCGCGCATGGGCTACGACGGCAAGGGCCAGGCGCGCGTGAAGACGCGCGACGACGTGCGCGCCGCCTGGAAGGCGATGCAGCACGTGCCGTGCGTGCTGGAGCAGATGCTGCCGCTGGCCTACGAGGTGTCCGTGCTGGCCGCCCGCGCCGCCGACGGCAGCACCGCCACGTGGCCGCTGGCCGAGAACGTGCACCGCGACGGCATCCTGTTCTCGACGACGATGCCGTCGACGAGCGTGTCCGACGACATCGCCACGCGCGCCCGCGCCGCGGCGGCCTCCATCGCGTCGGAAATGGGCTACGTCGGCGTGCTCTGCATCGAATTCTTCGTGCTGACCGACGGCACGCTGGTGGCCAACGAGATGGCGCCGCGCCCGCACAATTCCGGCCATATCACGATGGATGCCTGCGAGACGAGCCAGTTCGAGCAGCAGGTGCGGGCGATGGCCCGGCTGCCGCTGGGCAGCACACGCCAGCATTCGGCCGGCAAGATGCTGAACCTGCTGGGCGACTGCTGGTTCGAGTTCGGGCTGGAGCGCACGCCGGCCTGGGACGAGGTGCTGGGCCTGCCCGGCGCCAAGCTGCACCTGTACGGCAAGAACGACGCGCGGCCGTCGCGCAAGATGGGCCACGTGAACTGCGTGGGCGAGCACGCCGAGGCGGCGTCCACGTCGTTCGACGCCGCGGCCACGGCGCTGCATATCCCGCTCTGA
- the purE gene encoding 5-(carboxyamino)imidazole ribonucleotide mutase, with the protein MTQAAKPVVGVVMGSSSDWDVMQHAVAMLKDFNVPFEAQVVSAHRMADDMFRYAETARGRGLRAIIAGAGGAAHLPGMIAAKTIVPVFGVPVPSKYLRGEDSLLSIVQMPKGVPVATFAIGEAGAANAALHAIATLATTDDALAAALDAFRAKQTEAARAMQLPV; encoded by the coding sequence ATGACGCAAGCAGCAAAGCCCGTGGTGGGCGTGGTGATGGGCAGCAGCTCGGACTGGGACGTGATGCAGCACGCCGTGGCCATGCTCAAGGATTTCAATGTGCCGTTCGAGGCACAGGTGGTGTCGGCCCACCGCATGGCCGACGACATGTTCCGCTACGCCGAGACGGCGCGCGGCCGTGGCCTCCGCGCGATCATCGCCGGGGCCGGGGGCGCGGCGCACCTGCCGGGCATGATCGCCGCCAAGACGATCGTGCCGGTGTTCGGCGTGCCGGTGCCGTCCAAGTACCTGCGCGGCGAGGATTCGCTGCTGTCGATCGTGCAGATGCCCAAGGGCGTGCCGGTGGCGACGTTCGCGATCGGCGAGGCCGGCGCGGCCAACGCGGCGCTGCACGCCATTGCCACGCTGGCCACCACGGACGACGCGCTGGCCGCCGCGCTGGACGCGTTCCGGGCCAAGCAGACCGAGGCCGCGCGCGCGATGCAGTTGCCGGTGTGA
- a CDS encoding phosphoribosylaminoimidazolesuccinocarboxamide synthase yields the protein MPDALYESSIQSLPLLGKGKVRDNYAVGEDKLLIVTTDRLSAFDVVMGEPIPAKGRVLNQMANFWFRRLAHIVPNHETGVTAESVVAPEEVAQVQGRAVVVKRLKPILVEAVVRGYLAGSGWKDYQATGKVCGIALPAGLQNAQKLPEPIFTPAAKAEMGEHDENISFEEVEQRIGKELAAKMRDISIRLYKEASEYAATRGIIIADTKFEFGLDADGTLTLMDEVLTADSSRFWPADSYQVGTNPPSFDKQFVRDWLEAVRIDGKPWPKTAPAPQLPDDVVQKTADKYKEALTRLTGEQLQ from the coding sequence ATGCCTGACGCCCTCTACGAATCCTCCATCCAGTCCCTGCCGCTGCTCGGCAAGGGCAAGGTCCGCGACAACTACGCCGTTGGCGAGGACAAGCTGCTGATCGTGACGACCGATCGCCTGTCGGCGTTCGACGTGGTCATGGGCGAGCCGATTCCGGCCAAGGGTCGCGTGCTGAACCAGATGGCCAACTTCTGGTTCCGCCGGCTGGCCCACATCGTGCCGAACCACGAGACCGGCGTGACCGCCGAGAGCGTGGTGGCGCCCGAGGAAGTGGCGCAGGTGCAGGGCCGCGCCGTGGTGGTCAAGCGCCTGAAGCCGATCCTGGTGGAAGCGGTGGTGCGCGGCTACCTGGCCGGCAGCGGCTGGAAGGACTACCAGGCCACCGGCAAGGTCTGCGGCATCGCGCTGCCGGCCGGCCTGCAGAACGCGCAGAAGCTGCCCGAGCCGATCTTCACGCCGGCGGCCAAGGCCGAGATGGGCGAGCATGACGAGAACATCTCGTTCGAGGAAGTCGAGCAGCGCATCGGCAAGGAACTGGCCGCAAAGATGCGCGACATCTCGATCCGGCTGTACAAGGAAGCGTCGGAATACGCGGCCACGCGCGGCATCATCATCGCCGACACCAAGTTCGAGTTCGGCCTGGACGCCGACGGCACGCTGACGCTGATGGACGAGGTGCTGACCGCCGATTCGTCGCGCTTCTGGCCGGCCGATTCGTACCAGGTGGGCACCAACCCGCCGTCGTTCGACAAGCAGTTCGTGCGCGACTGGCTGGAGGCCGTGCGCATCGACGGCAAGCCGTGGCCCAAGACCGCCCCGGCCCCCCAACTGCCCGACGACGTGGTGCAGAAGACGGCGGACAAGTACAAGGAAGCACTGACCCGCCTGACCGGCGAGCAACTGCAGTAA
- the fba gene encoding class II fructose-bisphosphate aldolase (catalyzes the reversible aldol condensation of dihydroxyacetonephosphate and glyceraldehyde 3-phosphate in the Calvin cycle, glycolysis, and/or gluconeogenesis), protein MPLVSMRQLLDHAAENGYGLPAFNVNNLEQVQAIMQAADEVNAPVIMQASAGARKYAGEHFLRHLIEAAVEAYPHIPVVMHQDHGQSPAICQGAIDLGFSSVMMDGSLKEDGKTPSDYEYNVDVTRKVVQLAHAVGVTVEGELGCLGSLETGEAGEEDGIGAEGKLDHSMLLTDPEQAADFVKATQLDALAIAIGTSHGAYKFTRKPTGDILAISRIKEIHARIPNTHLVMHGSSSVPQELLEEIRKFGGDMKETYGVPVEEIQEAIKYGVRKINIDTDIRLAMTGAIRRFFAENPSKFDPREYLKPAREAAKLVCKDRYVAFGCEGQASKIKAVSLTDIAGQYKSGKLAQVVQ, encoded by the coding sequence ATGCCACTCGTATCCATGCGCCAGTTGCTGGACCACGCCGCCGAGAACGGCTACGGCCTGCCGGCCTTCAACGTGAACAACCTTGAGCAGGTGCAGGCCATCATGCAGGCCGCCGACGAGGTGAACGCGCCGGTGATCATGCAGGCCTCCGCCGGGGCGCGCAAGTACGCTGGCGAGCATTTCCTGCGCCACCTGATCGAAGCGGCCGTGGAAGCCTACCCGCACATCCCCGTGGTGATGCACCAGGATCACGGCCAGTCGCCGGCCATCTGCCAGGGTGCCATCGACCTGGGCTTCTCGTCGGTGATGATGGACGGCTCGCTCAAGGAAGACGGCAAGACCCCGTCGGACTACGAGTACAACGTGGACGTGACCCGCAAGGTGGTGCAGCTTGCCCACGCCGTGGGCGTGACCGTGGAAGGCGAACTGGGCTGCCTGGGCTCGCTGGAAACCGGCGAGGCGGGCGAGGAAGACGGCATCGGCGCCGAGGGCAAGCTCGACCACTCGATGCTGCTGACGGACCCGGAGCAGGCCGCCGACTTCGTCAAGGCCACCCAGCTCGACGCGCTGGCCATCGCCATCGGCACCTCGCACGGCGCCTACAAGTTCACGCGCAAGCCCACGGGCGACATCCTGGCGATCAGCCGGATCAAGGAAATCCACGCCCGCATCCCGAACACCCACCTGGTGATGCACGGCTCGTCGTCGGTGCCGCAGGAGCTGCTGGAGGAAATCCGCAAGTTCGGCGGCGACATGAAGGAAACGTACGGCGTGCCGGTCGAGGAAATCCAGGAAGCGATCAAGTACGGCGTGCGCAAGATCAACATCGACACCGACATCCGCCTGGCCATGACCGGCGCGATCCGCCGCTTCTTTGCCGAGAACCCGAGCAAGTTCGACCCGCGCGAGTACCTGAAGCCGGCCCGCGAAGCCGCCAAGCTGGTCTGCAAGGACCGCTACGTGGCGTTTGGCTGCGAAGGCCAGGCCAGCAAGATCAAGGCCGTGTCGCTGACCGACATCGCCGGCCAGTACAAGTCGGGCAAGCTCGCCCAGGTCGTGCAGTAA
- the pyk gene encoding pyruvate kinase, whose product MTRSTKIVATIGPASSSLDMLTRMIAAGVDVVRLNFSHGTAQDHIDRAQLVRDAAAACGREVAIMADLQGPKIRVGKFEQGKVTLKAGDPFVLDSACELGNQERVGLDYKDLPRDVGPGDVLLLNDGLIVLVVDRVIGREIFTTVRVGGDLSNNKGINRQGGGLSAPALTAKDMEDIKTAMALGADYVAVSFPKNATDMEMARQLANVAGQPHNHKARMIAKIERAEAIRPGVLEEILGASDGIMVARGDLAVEVGNAAVPALQKRMIRLAREANKLTITATQMMESMIVNPVPTRAEVSDVANAVLDGTDAVMTSAETAAGRYPVETVEAMAAICLEAEKSEVVQLDTDFLNQTFSRIDQSIAMGALFTAYHLGVKAIAALTDSGATALWMSRHRIHVPIYAMTPNLASQRKMQLYRNVVPLPLQSSTDRDEALEQAEELLLAQGAVQHGDFIVLTIGEPMGQAGGTNTLKIVRVGSKFK is encoded by the coding sequence ATGACCCGCTCCACCAAGATCGTCGCCACGATTGGCCCCGCGTCCAGCTCGCTGGACATGCTGACCCGCATGATCGCGGCCGGGGTTGACGTGGTGCGCCTGAATTTCTCGCACGGCACCGCGCAGGACCATATCGACCGCGCCCAGCTTGTGCGCGACGCCGCCGCCGCGTGCGGCCGCGAAGTGGCGATCATGGCCGACCTGCAGGGCCCCAAGATCCGCGTGGGCAAGTTCGAACAGGGCAAGGTCACGCTGAAGGCCGGCGACCCGTTCGTGCTGGATTCGGCCTGCGAGCTGGGCAACCAGGAGCGCGTGGGGCTGGACTACAAGGACCTGCCGCGCGACGTGGGCCCCGGCGACGTGCTGCTGCTCAACGACGGCCTGATCGTGCTGGTCGTGGACCGCGTGATCGGCCGCGAGATCTTCACCACGGTGCGCGTGGGCGGCGACCTGTCGAACAACAAGGGCATCAACCGCCAGGGCGGCGGGCTGTCGGCGCCGGCGCTGACCGCCAAGGACATGGAGGACATCAAGACCGCCATGGCCCTGGGCGCCGACTACGTGGCCGTGAGCTTTCCGAAGAACGCCACCGACATGGAAATGGCGCGCCAGCTTGCCAACGTGGCCGGCCAGCCCCATAACCACAAGGCGCGGATGATCGCCAAGATCGAGCGGGCCGAAGCCATCCGCCCCGGCGTGCTGGAGGAAATCCTCGGCGCGTCGGACGGCATCATGGTGGCGCGCGGCGACCTGGCCGTGGAGGTGGGCAACGCCGCCGTGCCGGCGCTGCAGAAGCGCATGATCCGGCTGGCCCGCGAGGCCAACAAGCTGACGATCACGGCCACGCAGATGATGGAAAGCATGATCGTCAACCCGGTGCCGACGCGCGCCGAGGTGTCGGACGTGGCCAACGCCGTGCTGGACGGCACCGACGCGGTGATGACGTCGGCCGAGACCGCCGCCGGCCGGTATCCCGTGGAAACGGTGGAGGCCATGGCCGCGATCTGCCTGGAGGCCGAGAAGTCCGAGGTGGTGCAGCTCGACACCGATTTCCTGAACCAGACCTTCTCGCGCATCGACCAGTCGATCGCCATGGGGGCGCTGTTCACGGCCTATCATCTAGGCGTGAAGGCGATTGCCGCGCTGACCGATTCCGGCGCCACGGCCCTGTGGATGAGCCGCCACCGGATTCACGTGCCGATCTACGCCATGACGCCCAACCTGGCGTCGCAGCGCAAGATGCAGCTCTACCGCAATGTGGTGCCGCTGCCGCTGCAGTCGAGCACGGACCGCGACGAGGCGCTGGAGCAGGCCGAGGAACTGCTGCTGGCCCAGGGGGCCGTCCAGCACGGCGATTTCATCGTGCTGACGATTGGCGAGCCGATGGGCCAGGCCGGCGGCACGAACACGCTGAAGATCGTGCGGGTCGGCAGCAAGTTCAAGTAG
- a CDS encoding phosphoglycerate kinase: protein MTSVLRLSDLISQGNLSGKRVFIRADLNVPQDDAGNITEDTRIRASVPAIQACLDAGAAVMVTSHLGRPTEGEFKPEDSLAPIATRLSELLGKPVKLVQNWIDGVEVAPGQVVLLENCRVNKGEKKNSDELAQKMARLCDVYVNDAFGTAHRAEATTHGIAKFAPVACAGPLLAAEIDALGRALGQPARPLVAIVAGSKVSTKLTILKALADKVDNLVVGGGIANTFMLAAGLKIGKSLAEADLVGDARAIIDIMAARGASVPIPVDVVCAKEFSATAAATVKDVKDVADDDMILDIGPKTAAMLAEQLKAAGTVVWNGPVGVFEFDQFGNGTKVLAEAIASSKAFSIAGGGDTLAAIAKYGIADRIGYISTGGGAFLEFLEGKTLPAFEVLEQRAAG from the coding sequence ATGACCTCTGTCCTGCGTCTTTCCGATCTCATTTCCCAAGGCAACCTCTCCGGCAAGCGTGTGTTCATCCGCGCCGACCTGAACGTGCCCCAAGACGACGCCGGCAACATCACCGAAGACACGCGGATCCGCGCCTCGGTGCCGGCCATCCAGGCCTGCCTGGACGCCGGCGCGGCTGTGATGGTGACGTCACACCTGGGCCGCCCGACCGAGGGCGAGTTCAAGCCCGAGGATTCGCTGGCGCCCATCGCCACGCGCCTGTCCGAGCTGCTGGGCAAGCCCGTGAAGCTGGTGCAGAACTGGATCGACGGCGTGGAAGTGGCGCCCGGCCAGGTGGTGCTGCTGGAAAACTGCCGCGTCAACAAGGGCGAGAAGAAGAACAGCGACGAACTGGCTCAGAAGATGGCCAGGCTGTGCGACGTCTACGTGAACGACGCCTTCGGCACCGCCCACCGCGCCGAAGCCACCACCCACGGCATCGCCAAGTTTGCCCCGGTGGCCTGCGCCGGCCCGCTGCTGGCCGCCGAGATCGACGCGCTGGGCCGCGCGCTGGGCCAGCCGGCCCGCCCGCTGGTGGCCATCGTGGCCGGTTCCAAGGTGTCGACCAAGCTGACGATCCTCAAGGCGCTGGCCGACAAGGTGGACAACCTCGTGGTGGGCGGCGGCATTGCCAACACGTTCATGCTGGCCGCCGGCCTGAAGATCGGCAAGTCGCTGGCCGAGGCCGACCTGGTGGGCGACGCCCGCGCCATCATCGACATCATGGCCGCGCGCGGCGCGTCGGTGCCGATCCCCGTGGACGTGGTCTGCGCCAAGGAATTCAGCGCCACGGCCGCCGCCACGGTCAAGGACGTCAAGGACGTGGCCGACGACGACATGATCCTGGACATCGGCCCGAAGACGGCCGCCATGCTGGCCGAGCAGCTCAAGGCCGCCGGCACCGTGGTCTGGAACGGCCCGGTCGGCGTGTTCGAGTTCGACCAGTTCGGCAACGGCACCAAGGTGCTGGCCGAGGCCATCGCGTCGTCGAAGGCGTTCTCGATCGCCGGCGGCGGCGACACGCTGGCCGCCATCGCCAAGTACGGCATTGCGGACCGCATCGGCTACATCTCCACCGGCGGTGGCGCCTTCCTGGAATTCCTGGAAGGCAAGACGCTGCCCGCATTCGAGGTGCTGGAGCAGCGCGCCGCAGGCTGA